Proteins from a genomic interval of Caulobacter sp. NIBR1757:
- a CDS encoding CPBP family glutamic-type intramembrane protease — MTLSRRLLASFATLPDGAGWRFTALVGVPALLAMAAIGLATGLYQPGGGDLSALPLTLLTVLFVPAIGEEAVFRGLMVPGKEAARPVLAIALSTALYVLWHPLEGFTFLPGARQLFARPDFLLATGLLGLACALTRWRTGSIWPAVLLHWAAVVIWKTWLGGPSLDSLG; from the coding sequence TTGACACTGTCCCGTCGCCTGCTGGCCAGCTTCGCCACCCTGCCGGACGGCGCCGGCTGGCGGTTCACCGCCCTTGTCGGCGTCCCGGCCTTGCTGGCCATGGCCGCCATCGGCCTGGCCACCGGCCTCTACCAGCCGGGCGGCGGCGACCTCTCCGCCCTGCCCCTGACCCTGCTGACCGTCCTCTTCGTCCCGGCCATCGGCGAGGAGGCCGTCTTCCGCGGCCTGATGGTCCCAGGCAAGGAGGCCGCCAGACCCGTCCTGGCCATCGCCCTGTCGACGGCGCTCTACGTCCTCTGGCACCCGCTCGAGGGCTTCACCTTCCTGCCCGGCGCCCGGCAGCTGTTCGCCCGCCCCGACTTCCTGCTGGCCACCGGCCTGCTGGGGCTCGCCTGCGCCCTGACCCGCTGGCGGACCGGCTCGATCTGGCCCGCCGTGCTGTTGCATTGGGCGGCCGTCGTTATCTGGAAGACCTGGCTGGGCGGCCCGTCGCTGGACTCTCTGGGATAG
- a CDS encoding tetratricopeptide repeat protein codes for MLRSVLAGLAAVFLLAATPALAQTSAFDRGVQAYNAGNFAGAAAAFDEAYRANPQVAVLRNRALSYYKAQAYERAIADYQTLSSQTQEADDLVMYANALDQGGQYERSIPVYERAATLPPGKLSAWQELGVAHSGAGKYSLAADAYAKAVATRPDDAKLRFSHANALYDSSRFAEALPAYQAATRLDAGNAKAWRYLGNTQAKLNDIPGAMVSFDRALGIEPNSYDSTIDKGSALYNAKDYAGAIPLYRRATQLNPKSATAHGYLGDALRLTKDYAAARKSYETALTLDPKLVFPFQGLIPILIVTGDTAAAKARIDQLRPLDAAAANKYQAMLPQ; via the coding sequence ATGTTGCGATCTGTCCTGGCGGGGCTTGCCGCCGTCTTTCTTCTGGCCGCCACCCCGGCCCTGGCCCAGACCTCGGCCTTCGATCGCGGTGTCCAGGCCTACAACGCCGGAAACTTCGCCGGCGCCGCCGCCGCCTTCGACGAAGCCTATCGCGCCAATCCGCAGGTCGCGGTCCTGCGCAACCGGGCCCTGTCCTACTACAAGGCCCAGGCCTACGAGCGTGCGATCGCCGATTACCAGACGCTGTCGAGCCAGACCCAGGAGGCGGACGATCTGGTCATGTACGCCAACGCCCTGGACCAGGGCGGCCAGTACGAGCGCTCCATCCCGGTCTACGAACGGGCCGCCACCCTGCCGCCCGGAAAGCTCTCGGCCTGGCAGGAACTGGGGGTCGCCCATTCGGGGGCCGGCAAGTACAGCCTGGCCGCCGACGCCTATGCCAAGGCGGTCGCCACCCGCCCCGATGACGCCAAGCTGCGCTTCTCGCACGCCAATGCCCTCTACGACTCCAGCCGTTTCGCCGAGGCCCTGCCCGCCTACCAGGCGGCCACCCGTCTCGACGCCGGCAACGCCAAGGCCTGGCGGTATCTGGGCAATACCCAGGCCAAGCTGAATGACATTCCCGGCGCCATGGTCAGCTTCGACCGGGCCCTGGGTATCGAGCCGAACAGCTATGACTCCACCATCGACAAGGGCTCGGCCCTCTACAACGCCAAGGACTACGCCGGCGCGATCCCGCTCTATCGCCGGGCGACGCAGCTCAATCCGAAGTCGGCCACCGCCCACGGCTACCTCGGCGACGCCCTGCGGCTGACCAAGGACTACGCGGCGGCCAGGAAATCCTACGAGACCGCCCTGACCCTCGATCCCAAGCTGGTCTTCCCCTTCCAGGGGCTGATTCCAATCCTCATCGTCACCGGCGACACCGCCGCCGCCAAGGCCCGCATCGACCAGCTGCGGCCGCTCGACGCCGCCGCGGCCAACAAGTACCAGGCCATGCTGCCGCAATGA
- a CDS encoding DUF1134 domain-containing protein — MDRRSLILSGLATAGLSACASTSGNGADPGVTQDRSIETYTVGEIRDQTSDFLGVAAESVGQVVERVFRDQGEPTAYIAGEEGSGAVVAGLRYGRGLMYMKDKPTMEVFWQGPSVGFDWGGNASRVFTLCYNLYYPDMIFRRYPGVDGSAYLVGGLGVNYQRADGITLAPIRTGVGLRLGANLGYLSYSRQRNNWPF; from the coding sequence ATGGACCGCCGCAGCCTGATTCTTTCCGGCCTCGCCACCGCCGGCCTTTCGGCCTGCGCTTCGACCTCGGGCAACGGCGCCGATCCGGGCGTCACCCAGGACCGCAGCATCGAGACCTATACGGTCGGCGAGATCCGCGACCAGACCAGCGACTTCCTGGGCGTCGCCGCCGAGAGCGTCGGCCAGGTCGTCGAGCGGGTGTTCCGCGACCAGGGCGAACCGACGGCCTACATCGCCGGCGAAGAGGGCAGCGGCGCGGTCGTCGCCGGCCTGCGCTACGGCCGCGGCCTGATGTACATGAAGGACAAGCCGACCATGGAGGTCTTCTGGCAGGGTCCTTCGGTCGGTTTCGACTGGGGCGGCAACGCCAGCCGGGTCTTCACCCTCTGCTACAATCTCTACTACCCGGACATGATCTTCCGCCGCTATCCGGGGGTCGATGGTTCGGCCTACCTGGTCGGCGGCCTGGGCGTGAACTACCAGCGGGCCGACGGCATCACCCTGGCCCCGATCCGCACCGGCGTCGGCCTGCGGCTGGGGGCCAACCTCGGCTACCTGTCCTACAGCCGCCAGCGGAACAACTGGCCGTTCTAG
- a CDS encoding VOC family protein, with protein sequence MPPHIAALTLVVKSYDDALAWYRDALGFTITDTDLGGGKRWVTATPPGGGCALLLAQAANPAQASAIGQQAGGRVLLFLHTDDFARDHAAMTAAGVSFLEAPRHEPYGTVAVFEDLYGNRWDLLQPRP encoded by the coding sequence ATGCCCCCCCACATCGCCGCCCTCACCCTCGTCGTCAAAAGCTACGACGACGCCCTTGCCTGGTACCGCGACGCCCTCGGCTTCACGATCACCGACACCGACCTCGGCGGCGGCAAGCGCTGGGTGACCGCCACCCCGCCCGGCGGCGGCTGCGCCCTGCTGCTGGCGCAGGCCGCCAACCCCGCCCAGGCCAGCGCCATCGGCCAGCAGGCCGGCGGCCGGGTCCTGCTGTTCCTGCACACCGACGACTTCGCCCGCGACCACGCGGCCATGACCGCCGCCGGCGTCAGCTTCCTCGAAGCCCCGCGGCACGAGCCCTATGGAACCGTCGCCGTGTTCGAAGACCTGTATGGCAACCGCTGGGACCTGCTCCAACCGCGCCCCTGA
- a CDS encoding transposase: MKKDQVSTKCGGVDVCKLWLDAAEHGLEDSLRAPNTAEGIAELIGWFKARGVVRVGFEATGGFERKLLLALEAEGLEVVMFQPLQVLAFGRFKGRKAKNDEKDARLIAAATAQCDTVKAASDPLLMELAERFTVYERISETVAQFKTFAQQLDGEPHKAEVKAQILSLVAAKTRLARQIIAAIKAAPHLAQRYGLLMSIPGIGPLIAASLVVRMPELGSMEFGQAASMLGTAPYDRDSGSFKGRRFIGGGRERPRRMMYMAALTAIRHDAGFKAFATRLVSAGKAKKVAIVAVMRKLIEAANLVLKRNTPWVTRTAN; this comes from the coding sequence TTGAAGAAGGATCAGGTTAGCACGAAGTGTGGTGGGGTCGATGTCTGCAAGCTTTGGCTGGACGCGGCGGAACACGGTCTTGAGGACAGTCTGCGGGCGCCCAACACGGCTGAAGGCATTGCCGAGCTGATCGGCTGGTTCAAGGCGCGTGGCGTTGTCCGCGTCGGGTTCGAGGCGACGGGAGGCTTTGAGCGCAAGCTGTTGCTGGCTCTGGAGGCCGAGGGGCTTGAGGTGGTGATGTTCCAGCCACTCCAGGTGCTGGCCTTTGGCCGGTTCAAAGGTCGCAAGGCCAAGAACGACGAGAAAGACGCCCGGCTGATCGCCGCGGCGACCGCCCAGTGCGACACGGTCAAGGCCGCCAGCGATCCGCTGCTGATGGAGCTGGCCGAGCGGTTCACGGTCTACGAGCGGATCAGCGAGACAGTCGCCCAGTTCAAGACCTTTGCTCAACAGCTGGACGGAGAACCCCACAAGGCCGAGGTGAAAGCCCAGATCCTCTCCCTGGTCGCCGCCAAGACGCGTCTGGCCAGGCAGATCATCGCGGCGATCAAGGCGGCGCCGCACCTGGCCCAGCGCTACGGACTGCTGATGTCCATCCCCGGCATCGGTCCGCTGATTGCCGCCAGCCTCGTGGTCCGCATGCCTGAGCTTGGCTCGATGGAATTTGGTCAGGCCGCCTCGATGCTTGGAACAGCGCCCTACGACCGGGACAGCGGCAGCTTCAAGGGCCGCCGCTTCATCGGTGGGGGGCGAGAGCGGCCCAGGCGGATGATGTACATGGCCGCCCTGACCGCCATCCGTCATGACGCCGGCTTCAAAGCCTTCGCCACAAGGCTTGTCTCCGCCGGCAAAGCCAAGAAGGTCGCCATCGTGGCGGTGATGCGTAAACTCATCGAGGCTGCAAACCTCGTCCTCAAGCGCAACACGCCATGGGTGACAAGAACCGCCAACTAA
- the pheT gene encoding phenylalanine--tRNA ligase subunit beta, with the protein MKFTLSWLKDHLETDASVARIVEAMTMAGLEVEDVHDPATRLAPFTVAKIVSAEQHPNADRLRVCQVQTVDGMKEIVCGAPNARAGLTTIYAPIGAFVPGLGVTLVEKPVRGVVSNGMLCSASELEAAEESDGIMELPDSLAVGTPAVDALGLEAVIDFEVTPNRPDWLGVAGIARDLAAAGIGTLKTPPITPVPGKFPCPISVEVDGEACPVFAGRVIRGVKNGPSPQWLQDRLRAIGLRPINALVDVTNLISFDRARPLHVYDRALLVGDLIVARLGRGPDEPTPGDQPSPQPHRDEQLIALDGKTYDLSSEMSVIADAGGERPIGLGGVMGGESTGCSEATTDVFVECAWFEPIRTAQTGRATGIHSDAQYRFARTVDPQSVVPGLELATALILELCGGEPSEITVAGQAPAPPEAFAFDPAYVKALAGLDIPAARSIEILGALGFKVEGTAPNLSVTPPTWRRDVEGKADLVEEVARIAGYGALPSTPLPEVPRAVGGVLTARQSRARAARRFLAASGYAEAVTWSFTSRATAKLFGGGDDSLVLANPIAAELDCMRPSILPNLIEAAARNARRGFPDAALFEIGPIFGGDAPQDQRMVIAALLAPHAPRDWAKGGAEDLFTLKGDLLALLEELGAPVANLQTAQGAASPWYHPGRSARLQLGPKAVLAEFGELHPAVLKAMDASGPMLAFEVFVEAIPEPKKKSVKTKSALDLSQFMPLSRDFAFLVDAARPAGDLVKAVAGADKALIDGVRVFDVYQGAGVPEGQKSLAVEVTVQPREKTLADTEIEALSAKIVAAAEKVGAKLRA; encoded by the coding sequence ATGAAGTTCACCCTTTCCTGGCTGAAGGACCATCTGGAGACCGACGCAAGCGTCGCCCGGATCGTCGAGGCCATGACCATGGCCGGCCTCGAGGTCGAGGATGTCCACGACCCGGCGACCCGGCTCGCCCCCTTCACGGTGGCGAAGATCGTCTCCGCCGAGCAGCATCCCAACGCCGACCGCCTGCGAGTCTGCCAGGTGCAGACCGTCGACGGCATGAAGGAGATCGTCTGCGGCGCCCCCAACGCCCGGGCCGGCCTGACCACCATCTACGCCCCGATCGGCGCTTTCGTGCCCGGCCTCGGCGTCACCCTGGTCGAGAAGCCGGTGCGCGGCGTCGTCTCCAACGGCATGCTCTGCTCGGCCTCCGAGCTGGAAGCGGCCGAGGAGAGCGACGGCATCATGGAGCTGCCGGACAGCCTCGCCGTCGGTACGCCCGCCGTGGACGCGCTCGGCCTGGAAGCGGTCATCGATTTCGAGGTCACCCCCAACCGCCCCGACTGGCTGGGCGTCGCCGGCATCGCCCGCGACCTGGCCGCCGCCGGTATCGGCACGCTCAAGACCCCGCCCATCACCCCTGTCCCCGGCAAGTTCCCCTGCCCGATCAGCGTTGAGGTCGATGGCGAGGCCTGCCCGGTGTTCGCCGGCCGCGTGATCCGCGGCGTGAAGAATGGCCCCTCGCCGCAGTGGCTGCAGGACCGCCTGCGCGCCATCGGTCTGCGGCCGATCAACGCCCTCGTCGATGTCACCAACCTGATCTCTTTTGACCGCGCCCGGCCGCTGCACGTCTACGACCGCGCCCTGCTGGTCGGCGATCTGATCGTCGCCCGTCTCGGCCGCGGCCCCGATGAGCCGACCCCGGGCGACCAGCCCAGCCCACAACCGCACCGGGACGAGCAGCTGATCGCCCTCGACGGCAAGACCTACGACCTCTCCTCGGAGATGAGCGTCATCGCCGACGCCGGCGGCGAGCGCCCCATCGGCCTCGGCGGCGTCATGGGCGGCGAGAGCACTGGCTGTTCGGAGGCCACCACCGACGTCTTCGTCGAATGCGCCTGGTTCGAGCCGATCCGCACGGCCCAGACCGGCCGCGCCACCGGCATCCACAGCGACGCCCAGTACCGCTTCGCCCGCACCGTCGATCCGCAGTCGGTGGTCCCTGGCCTCGAGCTGGCCACCGCCCTGATCCTCGAACTGTGCGGCGGCGAACCGTCGGAGATCACCGTCGCTGGCCAGGCCCCGGCCCCGCCGGAAGCCTTCGCCTTCGATCCGGCCTATGTGAAGGCCCTGGCCGGCCTCGACATCCCGGCCGCCCGGTCGATCGAGATCCTCGGAGCCCTCGGCTTCAAGGTCGAGGGGACGGCCCCCAACCTTTCCGTCACTCCGCCCACCTGGCGCCGCGACGTCGAGGGCAAGGCCGACCTGGTCGAGGAAGTCGCCCGCATCGCCGGCTACGGCGCCCTGCCCTCGACGCCCTTGCCGGAGGTTCCGCGCGCCGTCGGCGGCGTGCTGACCGCCCGCCAGTCGCGGGCCCGCGCCGCCCGCCGCTTCCTGGCCGCCAGCGGCTATGCCGAAGCGGTGACCTGGAGCTTCACCTCCCGCGCCACGGCCAAACTGTTCGGCGGCGGAGACGACAGCCTCGTCCTCGCCAATCCGATCGCCGCCGAGCTCGACTGCATGCGGCCCTCGATCCTGCCCAACCTGATCGAGGCCGCCGCCCGCAACGCCCGCCGGGGCTTCCCCGACGCGGCCCTGTTCGAGATCGGCCCGATCTTCGGCGGTGATGCGCCGCAGGACCAGCGCATGGTCATCGCCGCCCTGCTGGCCCCCCACGCCCCGCGTGACTGGGCCAAAGGCGGCGCCGAGGACCTGTTCACCCTCAAGGGCGACCTCCTCGCCCTGCTGGAGGAACTCGGCGCCCCGGTCGCCAACCTGCAGACCGCCCAAGGCGCCGCCTCGCCCTGGTATCACCCCGGCCGCTCGGCCCGGCTGCAGCTGGGACCCAAGGCGGTGCTGGCCGAGTTCGGCGAACTCCACCCGGCCGTGCTGAAAGCCATGGACGCCTCAGGCCCCATGCTGGCCTTCGAGGTCTTCGTCGAAGCCATCCCCGAGCCGAAGAAGAAGTCGGTGAAGACCAAATCGGCGCTCGACCTCTCCCAGTTCATGCCGCTCAGCCGCGACTTCGCCTTCCTGGTCGACGCCGCCCGGCCGGCCGGCGACCTGGTCAAGGCCGTGGCCGGCGCCGACAAGGCGCTGATCGACGGCGTGCGGGTGTTCGACGTCTACCAGGGCGCCGGCGTCCCCGAAGGCCAGAAGTCCCTGGCCGTCGAGGTCACCGTCCAACCCCGCGAAAAGACCCTCGCCGACACCGAGATCGAGGCTCTGTCGGCAAAGATCGTCGCGGCGGCGGAGAAGGTCGGGGCGAAGCTGAGGGCCTGA
- the pheS gene encoding phenylalanine--tRNA ligase subunit alpha — translation MTDLTQLQSDLTAQIAAATDVAGVEAIRVAALGKSGSISALLKTLGAMSPDERKEKGPLINQLRDAVSAAIAERKTALETAELDARLARESLDLTLPARPRRKGSVHPTMQTMDEMVAVFAEMGFAVAEGPDIEDDFHNFTALNFPPKHPAREMHDTFFFNEGPDGERKLLRTHTSPVQVRAMRKGNTAPPAPWIAAGQEPPIRIIVPGRTYRMDSDATHTPMFHQIEGLVIDKGIHMGHLKWTLETFIARFFETDAVTTRFRPHHFPFTEPSAEMDVGCDRSGGEVKIGTGSDWLEILGCGMVHPNVLRHCGIDPDVYQGFAFGMGVDRLGTLKYGMPDLRDMFASDTRWLAHYGFSAFQAPNLVSGLS, via the coding sequence ATGACCGACCTGACCCAACTTCAGTCCGACCTCACCGCCCAGATCGCCGCCGCGACCGACGTCGCCGGCGTCGAGGCCATTCGCGTGGCCGCGCTCGGCAAGTCCGGCTCCATCTCCGCCCTGCTCAAGACCCTCGGCGCCATGTCTCCGGACGAGCGCAAGGAGAAGGGCCCGCTGATCAACCAGCTGCGCGACGCGGTCAGCGCCGCCATCGCCGAGCGCAAGACCGCGCTGGAGACCGCCGAGCTGGACGCCCGCCTGGCCCGCGAGAGCCTCGACCTCACCCTGCCGGCCCGCCCGCGCCGCAAGGGCAGCGTCCACCCGACCATGCAGACCATGGACGAAATGGTCGCCGTCTTCGCCGAGATGGGCTTCGCGGTCGCCGAAGGTCCCGACATCGAGGACGACTTCCACAACTTCACCGCCCTCAACTTCCCGCCCAAGCACCCGGCGCGGGAGATGCACGACACCTTCTTCTTCAACGAAGGCCCGGACGGCGAACGCAAGCTGCTGCGCACCCACACCAGCCCGGTGCAGGTCCGCGCCATGCGCAAGGGCAACACCGCCCCGCCGGCGCCGTGGATCGCCGCCGGCCAGGAGCCGCCGATCCGCATCATCGTGCCCGGCCGCACCTACCGCATGGACAGCGACGCCACCCACACCCCGATGTTCCATCAGATCGAGGGCCTGGTGATCGACAAGGGCATCCACATGGGCCACCTCAAATGGACCCTTGAGACCTTCATCGCCCGCTTCTTCGAGACCGATGCGGTGACCACCCGCTTCCGCCCGCACCACTTCCCCTTCACCGAGCCCTCGGCGGAGATGGACGTCGGCTGCGACCGCAGCGGCGGCGAGGTCAAGATCGGCACGGGCAGCGACTGGCTGGAAATCCTAGGCTGCGGGATGGTGCATCCCAACGTCCTGCGCCACTGCGGCATTGACCCTGACGTCTACCAAGGCTTCGCCTTCGGCATGGGCGTCGACCGCCTCGGCACGCTCAAGTACGGCATGCCCGACCTGCGCGACATGTTCGCCAGCGACACCCGCTGGCTGGCCCACTACGGCTTCTCGGCCTTCCAGGCCCCCAACCTCGTCTCGGGATTGAGCTGA
- a CDS encoding polysaccharide deacetylase family protein, translated as MTVRTLIAATAAALLLALPAAAQDRAVAVTFDDLPYQAADAALCDPKAAMALTNDFLRMLKPLKTRATAFVNEEKVCEAQRTTLLPKIESAWLNAGIDLGNHTYSHLNIHNTTVETWLADVDKGEIVTRPVLKKRGKTLRYFRHPFLFLGETPEKKAAMADGLKARGYTVAPVTLDNNDWMFAAVYRKAEAAGDEALKTRIGEAYVAHMAAVLDFFEPYSAELTGGREPAQVLLLHANSLNRDWYPKIHALYLARGYRFVSLDAALKDPIYARPDRYVRKAGISWLHRWTFTEGRKIRWEPEPPEWIVKAYEARP; from the coding sequence ATGACCGTTCGCACCCTGATTGCCGCAACCGCCGCCGCCCTGCTGCTGGCCCTGCCAGCCGCCGCGCAAGACCGCGCCGTGGCCGTGACCTTTGACGACCTGCCCTACCAGGCGGCCGATGCGGCCCTGTGCGATCCGAAGGCCGCGATGGCGCTGACCAACGACTTCCTCAGAATGCTGAAGCCGCTGAAGACCCGCGCCACGGCCTTCGTCAACGAAGAGAAGGTCTGCGAGGCGCAGCGGACGACGCTGCTGCCGAAGATCGAGTCCGCCTGGCTGAACGCCGGCATCGACCTCGGCAACCACACCTACAGCCACCTCAACATCCACAACACCACCGTCGAAACCTGGCTGGCCGACGTCGACAAGGGCGAGATCGTCACCCGGCCGGTCCTGAAAAAGCGCGGCAAGACCCTGCGCTACTTCCGCCACCCCTTCCTCTTCCTCGGCGAGACGCCGGAGAAGAAGGCCGCCATGGCGGACGGACTCAAGGCGCGCGGCTACACCGTCGCCCCGGTCACCCTCGACAACAACGACTGGATGTTCGCCGCTGTCTACCGCAAGGCCGAGGCGGCCGGCGACGAGGCGCTCAAGACCCGGATCGGCGAGGCCTATGTCGCCCACATGGCCGCCGTGCTGGACTTCTTCGAGCCCTACAGCGCCGAACTGACCGGCGGTCGCGAACCGGCCCAGGTGCTTCTGCTGCACGCCAACAGCCTGAACCGCGACTGGTACCCGAAGATTCATGCCCTGTACCTGGCGCGCGGCTATCGCTTCGTCAGCCTGGACGCGGCGCTGAAGGACCCGATCTACGCCCGGCCGGATCGCTACGTTCGAAAGGCTGGAATCTCCTGGCTGCACCGCTGGACCTTCACCGAGGGCCGCAAAATCCGCTGGGAGCCGGAACCGCCGGAGTGGATCGTGAAGGCCTATGAGGCCAGGCCATGA
- the rplT gene encoding 50S ribosomal protein L20 — protein MARVKRGVTAHAKHKKVLEQAKGFYGRRKNTIRTAKAAVDKAGQYAYRDRKVRKRSFRSLWIQRINAAARLEGFTYSQFIHGLDEAGVEIDRKVLADIAGQDPTAFKAIADKVRAALA, from the coding sequence ATGGCTCGCGTCAAACGGGGCGTTACCGCCCACGCCAAGCACAAGAAGGTTCTCGAACAAGCCAAGGGCTTCTACGGGCGCCGCAAGAACACCATCCGCACGGCCAAGGCCGCGGTGGACAAGGCCGGCCAGTACGCCTACCGCGACCGCAAGGTCCGCAAGCGCAGCTTCCGCAGCCTCTGGATCCAGCGCATCAACGCCGCCGCCCGTCTGGAAGGCTTCACCTACTCGCAGTTTATCCACGGCCTTGACGAGGCCGGGGTCGAGATCGACCGCAAGGTTCTTGCGGACATCGCCGGCCAGGATCCGACCGCGTTCAAGGCCATCGCCGACAAGGTTCGCGCCGCGCTGGCTTGA
- the rpmI gene encoding 50S ribosomal protein L35 — translation MPKLKTKSGAKKRFKLTATGKLKAGVAGKRHRLISHNSKYIRQQRGTKVMSSSDKKTIMTYLPYGL, via the coding sequence ATGCCGAAACTGAAGACCAAGTCGGGCGCCAAGAAGCGCTTCAAACTGACGGCCACGGGTAAGCTGAAAGCCGGCGTCGCCGGCAAGCGCCACCGCCTGATCAGCCACAATTCCAAGTACATCCGCCAGCAGCGCGGCACGAAAGTCATGAGCTCTTCCGACAAGAAGACCATCATGACCTACCTGCCCTACGGCCTGTAA
- a CDS encoding VOC family protein translates to MRLNQVTVPAHDLDVSIRFYEALGLILIVKSPHYARFECPDGEGEHPATFSLHLDPQATPGAASVYFEHEQLDEEVEALIDKGLVFESGPDDQTWLWREAWTTDPAGNRVCLYRAGENRRFPPWRLT, encoded by the coding sequence ATGCGCCTCAACCAGGTTACCGTTCCGGCCCACGACCTCGACGTCTCGATCCGCTTCTATGAGGCGCTCGGCCTGATCCTCATCGTCAAGAGCCCGCACTACGCCCGCTTCGAATGTCCGGACGGCGAGGGCGAGCATCCCGCGACCTTCTCCCTCCACCTCGACCCGCAGGCAACGCCCGGGGCGGCGTCAGTCTACTTCGAGCACGAGCAGCTCGACGAGGAGGTCGAGGCTCTGATCGACAAGGGCCTGGTCTTTGAAAGCGGGCCCGACGACCAGACCTGGCTGTGGCGCGAAGCCTGGACCACCGACCCGGCCGGCAACCGTGTCTGCCTGTACCGCGCGGGGGAAAACCGCCGCTTCCCACCGTGGAGACTGACGTGA
- a CDS encoding alpha/beta hydrolase: protein MTRRTGLIGLAGAFLAACTPARFLDSVFPDDGATTLIKDVSFGDNPRQKLDVYGPPDGRPGAPVAMFVYGGGWSSGSRREYQWAGKMLAAQGFVTIVADYRLTPEVSFPGFVEDVAAAVRWAVDHTPEHGGDPSRIVMVGHSAGAYNAAMVALDPRYLKAVGVDRSRIKAFAGLAGPYYFPNLDGPILSRTFAGASDDKIYQTLDYAGPGSPAAFLVAGDADKTVRPRNTERLAEALRKEGVEVESHIYPGQSHADVLLNLSRTFRGRSPQYGQLTSFLRKQAGLA from the coding sequence ATGACCCGACGCACCGGCCTGATCGGCCTCGCCGGCGCTTTCCTCGCCGCCTGCACCCCCGCCCGCTTCCTGGATTCGGTATTTCCGGACGACGGGGCCACCACCCTGATCAAGGACGTCAGTTTCGGCGACAATCCGCGTCAGAAGCTGGATGTCTATGGACCGCCGGATGGCAGGCCCGGCGCGCCGGTGGCGATGTTCGTCTATGGCGGCGGCTGGAGCAGCGGCTCGCGCCGGGAATACCAGTGGGCCGGCAAGATGCTGGCCGCCCAGGGCTTCGTCACCATCGTCGCCGACTATCGCCTGACGCCCGAGGTCAGCTTCCCCGGCTTCGTCGAGGATGTCGCGGCGGCCGTGCGCTGGGCCGTGGATCACACGCCGGAGCATGGCGGCGATCCGTCGCGCATCGTCATGGTCGGCCACTCGGCCGGGGCCTACAACGCCGCCATGGTGGCGCTGGACCCGCGCTACCTGAAGGCGGTCGGGGTCGATCGCAGCCGCATCAAGGCCTTCGCCGGCCTGGCCGGGCCCTACTACTTCCCCAACCTCGACGGGCCGATCCTCAGCAGGACCTTTGCCGGCGCCTCCGACGACAAGATCTACCAGACCCTCGACTACGCCGGACCCGGCTCGCCCGCCGCCTTCCTGGTGGCCGGCGACGCCGACAAGACGGTGCGGCCGCGCAACACCGAACGGCTGGCCGAGGCGCTGCGCAAGGAGGGCGTCGAGGTCGAGAGCCACATCTATCCGGGCCAGAGCCATGCCGACGTGCTGCTCAACCTGTCGCGCACCTTCCGGGGACGCTCGCCGCAGTACGGGCAGCTGACCAGCTTCCTGCGCAAGCAGGCGGGCCTGGCCTGA
- the panD gene encoding aspartate 1-decarboxylase — protein sequence MLLTMMKSKLHRATVTQADLDYEGSIAIDRDLLDASGILPHEQVDVLNITNGARFTTYAIEAPRGSKVFGVNGAAARLVQKGDKIIVVTYGQLPAEEARNYNPVVVLLDEQNEIKRAA from the coding sequence ATGCTCCTGACCATGATGAAGTCCAAGCTGCACCGCGCCACGGTCACCCAGGCGGACCTCGATTACGAGGGCTCGATCGCCATTGACCGCGACCTGCTGGACGCCTCGGGCATCCTGCCGCACGAACAGGTCGATGTTCTGAACATCACCAACGGCGCCCGCTTCACTACCTACGCCATCGAGGCCCCGCGCGGCTCGAAGGTGTTCGGCGTCAACGGCGCCGCCGCCCGGCTGGTCCAGAAGGGCGACAAGATCATTGTCGTCACCTACGGCCAGCTGCCGGCCGAGGAAGCCCGCAACTATAACCCGGTTGTGGTGCTGCTCGACGAGCAGAACGAGATCAAGCGCGCGGCGTAG